From the Kogia breviceps isolate mKogBre1 chromosome 10, mKogBre1 haplotype 1, whole genome shotgun sequence genome, the window TAGAAATTTCCAAAGTTTTCCGAatcagttgtaccattttatactccTACTAGCAATAAATGAGACTTCCACTTGATCCACGTCCTCATCGGTAGTTGATGAGGATTCCCAGTTCTAATaggtatgaaatggtatctcactgaggtttgaattttgcttttccctgtaactaatgatattgagcaccttttcatattctcatatgtatattttcttttgtgaatcatcttttcaattcttttgctcattttatttatttatttatttttcttaaaaaaatttttttttcatttgctcattttaaatcaagatgcttgtctttttattgctgGGTTGTAAGTAGTCTTCATATATTCTGATTAGAGTCCTAAGTCTGAGCcttataattttagcttttacatttaggtctatggcCTACAGATTTTGGGGAGCAGAGTGAGATAGGGAACAACGTGTAATTTTCTCTATCTTTAATGTTTATCCAgttccagtaccatttattgaaaatacatttattttcacattgatttgcatTGGTACTTTAGTAAAAATTAATTGGCAGTATATATGtgcatctatttctggactctattcagTTCCTTATCTATTTGCATATTCTTATGTCAACTTCCCAGTGTCCtagttactatagctttgtagttagTCTTGAAATTTGGTAGTGTTATACCTCCAAATTTGTTCATGTTTTTCAATCTGGAgcttttttttgtaaaaattgacaagctgattctaaaatatatatggaaaagcaaaggacTTAGAATAACTGAAATAAAGAACTACTGGATGTCAAGACTTAGTATAAAGGTAtagcaatcaagacagtgtggtattggcataagggcagacatatagatcagtggaacaggatagagagtccagaaatagatccacatgtATATGGCCAGTTGATTTTAACACAGGTGCCAAGATAATTCAACTGGAGATAGGATCGTCTTTTTAGTAAATGATGCTGTAACAATGGGACATtcctatacaaaaataaaataaaacaaagtgacTCAATCCTTACCTTGCATTATGtagaaaaaataactcaaaatggattatagaactaaatgtaaaaaacttaaaagaaaaatcttcgtGACCCTTGAGTAGGCAAAGATTCTTTATATAGGATGCAAAAAGCATGaaccatacaagaaaaataaaaagattggattttatcaaaatgaaaatcttctgttctttgaaagacactgttaagaaaatgaaaataaaagccacagactggaagaaagtaGCAACAATGACTACTCAAAGACTTacatatgaatgttcatagcatctttattcataatagcttgaatctggaaacaactcaaatgtctgtCAGCAGATAAATGATAGCCACTGAAATACTACTTggcaattaaaaagaataaactgcTGTTATACACAGGAACATGAATGaattcaaaaacattatgttgagtgaaagaagccagagctgAAAGAgtacaataaagtgaaaagacaaatcaTGATTGTGAAATGATATTTGAAACACACATTACCAACAAAGGATtagtatacttaaaaaaaactaaacaaaaaatactttaaaagcagCTCAAATGTAAAATTGAGTAGatgttataaacattttatagaaaGAAGGCACAAATGATAAGTAAAGAGATGAAAATATACTGaactttagggaaatgcaaattaaaaccataacaaGGTATAATTTTATGCCCATCATGTGGGAAAAGCTAATAACTGTGGGATAATAGAGTCACACTGATAGTGGGAGTGTAATTTGGTAAAACTACTTTGAAAATTGTCAttataaactaaaaaatacagATGAACGTATTTACACATGAATCGTTGACATCGAAGGTCATAACTCAGAAGACACAGGTAATTCAAAAGACACACATTGAAACAGAGGACTCATAATCAAAAGTGAAAATATACCATGAGTATGTATAGAAAACCAGTTGTTCTACTTTTTTGAAAGACTGGAATTGTTAAGAGTTAGTATTTCTCTCAGCTATACTCTTACCCTCCTATATCTAACATCCTCAGCAGGTATTTAATAGTTTCTCCTTTCAGATCAGAATTCTTGATCACTTTAAAGGCCCAATGAGGTACCTCTCTCAATTTAGACTGGTAAGCAATTCCCAGTTAGGAGAACAATTTAGGACTTTCTTAATGCTGGTGGGGAACTGTCCCTCTACACACATTTGtcctttgtgacttctttgatGTAGGCACTGTGTCTTCATTCAATGGCCTTTAAGATTCCTCCCAAAGGTCAACAACAGTATGAGCTTTAAAAGCTGCTTTAACTTTTCAGACACTTTTTACCTCCCTGCAGGTTTCCAGTTGCAAAGCAGAGAGAATTTTCAACTCAAACTACCAAGCACTTAGGTCTTCAGTAGCCAGAGTAGTAATGAGAAGGAAAGGACAAAGACTCCCAAACTCTCCAACCTTtttccttccctgcatttctAAGTGACTGCCTCTCTAAGAAGTCAGGATTCCCAGAGCAAGCAAGGTAGAAAGAGAAGGGAGTCACCAAGGAGTCAGATTCCAACTCCATTACCAGATTTTTTAGGAATTTGTCAAAACCTGGGCTAACCCCAGGCTTTGaattaagcatttttttaaaaaagcaaaaaactgagGTGAACGTTTCAGGACACCAAGAGACCTAGAGATCAGTCTAAGCTttctgttatctttttaaaaaaagaaactctaagtTATATTTTAGGGCATTGAAGGAATATCCAGTGTGGAATTTGATTTCCCAttataaacaactagaaaactagATGGAGtaaaagaaatgatttttcaGACATCAGGACAATAGGCAGCAAAGCACAGTGATCctggagagaaggaaacaagTGAGACAAACCCTGTAACTGTCCTGGATTCCTAAGCAGAGGCAATTTTCAGATGGCACAGGGAGAGAAACCCAAACAGAACATGATGATATCACAAAGTTAAGGAGACAAGAGATTGGAGTTCAGGAAGGCTAGGTATCTGGAGTTTGCAGGTCAGAATACTGTAGAGAAGTGTTGGTAAACTATGATTTGTGGGCCAGTTCCAGACATAGCCTGTTTTTGTACTGACCTAAGAATGATTTACACACTTTtagggagttttaaaaaaagaatatgtggcagAGCCCATGTgtgacctgcaaagcctaaaatatttactatttgtctctttacagagaaagtttgccaatccctgctGGGTAGGATGGAGATATGCAGAGAAAGAACTCCAGAAACCTGCAGAACAATCCCCTTTAGTCTTTGGCTGAATACTGATCTGTACACACGTAGGTTAAATTTCCAGGAGGCTaggcaaaagaacaaagaacatctGCCAGGGAACTATAAGCCTCAGAGCCCACAAGGCACTAGGAAACATTCCAGTTTCATCCATCCAGAGGGGAGGGACTTCACTGTCTACTCAGGTTATCAGTAGAGACCCTGCAAGGCTCACACCTTAGTATTAAGGCTGAGGTAACCTTAGAGTAAAGGCACACTTAACAGAAGACAGCTGGGTTATCATTCTCTTCCAAAATGTATTGTTCTggttaagtatatgaaaagactCAGTCTCACATAGATATACAGCTGGAAAagggaggagtattttaataaactttttaagtaattgaggattttaaaaaatcattttataatacaCCAAAACTTGACAAGTGGTAGTTTTTTACAATGTGGAATATAAAACTTTTTGTCcttattacattaaaatccattggtctaCCTTTCACTCCAAATGGATCTTTTGAAGCTATGCATAATTTTGTAAATCATTGAAAAATATTGGTTCACTTAGTTATGCAGAgtttccaaatgttgacacatttcattacaCAATATCAAAATATCACATTCACTCATATTACCACTACTGTTGTCAGAAAAGTATTTAATTATTGGAAAGCTGTTGAGCTCATGGTAGCAAatataaattttccaaaattcaaaTTTTCACCTGTAAGCCCAAATTTTATCATTGTAACAAGTACTGTCAGTTGTTTTCTTCAAAGTTGCAGACTCTAACTTTATTTTTGAGAATATGTCTGCCAAATATGCGTCTAAATAACTGCAGTTTATTAGTCActctttttaagtaaaaatgatgTCCCATGATAAAAGCAGCTAATTCAGCTAACAACTCAAACAATTGTACAGCTTGCTTGAGTTAACATCCTACTTCTTTATACAGCAGTAGTGCTTTGTGCATAATTGTCATTTCATAACACAAAATCTTAAATGTGGATTAAAGTGTCAAtgcttaataaaattaataatttttacttctcCATCAAGGACATTTGAAAAGTGAATCTGGACTGATTGATTCCAGGAGTGGGATGTCACCCTATATTGTCATACTACAATATGTAAGACTCTGTCTGGCTGGAAGACTCACTCTATGTGTCTTCCTCTCCTTGCTAGCTTTGAAGAAGCAAGCCGCCATGAATCCTACAGCCAAAGGAAACAAATTCAGGCAACAACTGATTGAGCTTGGAAGCAAACTCTTCTGTAGTCGAGGCTCCTGATGGATGAGAACCCAGCCCTGGCTgataccttgattgcagccttacAAAAGACCCAGGTAAGCTGTACCTGGACTCCTGGCCCAcaggaactgtgagataataaacgtctgtttttttaagccactgaatttgtgattatttgttacaaagcagagaAAACGAATACAGAGGCCATTCCCATATGTGATAAAGCCTCTAGCTTCTGTATAACGAAGTTCATGATAGTTCCGGTGGCTCTTTTAATCATGTACCTACTTTGCACCTTCCTGGCCCAAAAGCAGGTCCCTATGTCTAAGGTGATGTTACTCAGGATTCCATGATGGTAAGTCAGACCTTCCATGAGTCCACTGATAGTGGTGTCAGCAAAGGCATTACAGGCAGGCAATGCTagctatatatagaatatatatgtatatatataacccctgaatgtgtatatataacccCTGAATAACTAGCGCAACAGTAGTCTACTTTCAGCTGGCACCAAGATTTTGAGCCCATCTGTGAACCAGGCCcaggttttttcttctttcatctgtTGGTCATAGGATATACCCTATCAGGCTATGGGTGTGAACTGATGGAGAATTGTTTCGGTTCAATACAAATAAGTGACATGGGGGTCTAGGCCTTTTCTCTGCACAACTTACTTGTGTCTTCAAGACTGCCATGATCCAATCCCAAATGTATCACTTCCAGTGAGTCATGAATTGCTTTTTCCAACTGAGTTTATGACTTAGTGAATTTGGCTAAATTTCCATCTTATGATAGGAGGTGCTGGTCTCTTAGTCATTTAATGTCCCATGGTCTggcatttagtttctttttaggaTTCAGTAGTGTGCCAGGAGTTGCTTTTCAAAGGATATACAGTTTCTTTGCAGCAGAGAGTATGGTCGTGCTCCAGAACTGTAGGGATCTATACTGTGACTCTAATTAGGACATAGCAGACTCCTTACGGCATTTTAATTCACCACAGCAAACTCTAGCACCATAGGATTTGCCAGGTCATGTAGACAAAGTGACATGGCTGCTTATATCACAGTCTGACTTTGTCTCTTGACGGAGGAACTGCAAAACATTGTGGCCACTTTTATGTATGTCATCTAGGTTAGTCTCCTTTTctcaagattaaaaaattttatcacaTTCTTTTTTGCGATgtaaggtaatatattcacagattccagggatcagaatgtggatttctttgggaagccattattctgtctactaCAAGGTTGTTTCCAAATGTTGGCTATCATGAATTTAGCTACTGTAAACATTTGTaaaagtatttgtgtgtgtgtgtttgtgcatgtgtgaatgtgtacataaatctttatttctctgggataaatgcccaggagtacaATTACTGAGTCATATAGTAattgtatgttttgttttctaagaaactgttgatccattttccaaagtggctgaaatattttatattcctaccacgGTGTATGAGTGATCCAATATCTTTGCATCCGTGTCAGTATTggtgttgtcattatttttaaattttagctagcCTGTTAGATGTGTGGTGAtatttcactgttgttttaatttgcattccacTAATGGCTCTTTTCACGtggatgttgatttttaaaaagatatcggTATCATTTCTAACTCAGTGGTTAGTAATGTCCAGCGCAACATTTATATTGAggaatttaaatttctttcttttttttttttgcggtacgcgggcctctcattgttgtggcctctcccgttgcggagcacaggctccggacgcgcaagctcagtggccatggctcacgggcccagctgctccgcggcatgtgggatcttcccggactggggcacgaacccgtgtcccctgcaacggcaggcggactctctgaccctgcgccaccagggaggcccaggaaCTTAAATTTTTACTGCCAACAAGAAGGGGAGGGAAACGCCGGTAAAGGCCTGATGCAGCCCGACAGGGAGTTCCGGGTACATCTCTGTGCGGCAGTGGCGCGGCTGCCGCTCTCTGTGGCCAGCGACCTAGGCCAGGGGACGCTGAGCGCCTGGGAGGCACAACGTTAATGAGTCCacgcagagctgggaagagaaagGAGTCGCCTGAGTCATGACTCAGAGGTCCCGCCCGGCCCAGGCCCTGAGCCTCAGATGACCCCACGGGCGCTGGGGACCGGTTTCCCCCGCCCATCCTGATTTCCCGCCAACAGGAGGGCAGGCGCGGAGCCGCCGCGAGGGGGCGCCTCAGAGCGCGGAGGTGACCAGAGGTGCCATGGCGTCCCCCGGCGTCCTCCACAGCGGCGGATCCCTGGGCCTCCTGGTCTGGCTCCTGGTCCTTCAGCCTCGGCTCAGTGAGGcccgggtgggcggggagggggcgcagGGCTGGTCGACGCTGACCTCGGGCTCTCCACCCACCTCGGGGGGCGGCCGCGAGGACGCCAGGGCACGCCCGTGGAAGCTGCCTCCTCGAGGGCTTCCGGGAACTTCGGGGGCCTCGGAATCCATTATGACTGCGGCAGCCCCCGATTTGGTGGCGTTTACCCTAGGTGACTCTGATTCCTACAAGGCTTTGACACCTCCACATACACCAGCACCAGGAGGGACCAAACGACCACAGCTCTTTCCTTCAGGTGACGTTTCCGGGCCAAGCCCTGCGGCAGAGAACCGACCTGGTCTGAGGGGCATGGGCCCctgccctggaggaggaggctctCAGGGGGACACGAGTTTTCCCTGGGGGGGTCTGAGTGGACCCAACCCTGTCCTTGAGATCTGAGAGGACATGACTATTCTCTGAGGAGTCTTAGGGGATACAGACCTGCCCTGGGGGTCAGAGGGGACATGGCATTGCTCTGAGGGTTCTGAGATTTATGAGGATTATCTGGCTCTGGTCGTGGTGGCGTCAGCAGCCTTACTTTCAGTCCTCTCCCTTCATTGACCTGCTCTAGTGTGTGGCCATCGGACTTCAAGGGTAGTTGGCGGAAGGCCGGCCCCAGAGAGGAAGTGGCCTTGGCAAGTCAGCCTGCAGATCAATGATAAACACATATGCGGAGGCTCCCTCATTGCCAGTTGGTGGGTGCTGACTGCGGCCCACTGCATATTTGGGTGAGTTTTCGGGGTTCCAGGCTTGGGCTCCTGGTCAGGCTGTATGACCTGGAGCCAGTCCTGACCTCTTCCTGagcttcctcttcctcatctgaaaaagagGGTCACAGTCCCTGCCTATAGCTCTTCAGGGTACAGTCAGAAGTAGATGATGTTAGGGCCCTTGGTAGCCTGGAAAGTCAAAATGCAAAATCAAGCTcaaaactacatttttttaacCCTGTGCTGATTAGCCTTCAAACCAAGTGGCAAGAAGCGGGGAGAGATGCAAGTTGGGAAACAGTGTGTGGGCAGAAACTTGCAAGAGGGAATATTTAAGGGGAATAGATTGTAGCTGACCAATTTGGCTAGCTCAGTGGTCTCAAACTTTAATGAGTATGGGAACACCCGCAGAGCTTGTTAAAACAATAATTGCCTGTCCccaaccccagagtttctgattcagtaggtcaggagtgggacctgagaatttgcatctctgacaagttcccaggtgatgttgatgctgctCATCTGGGGACCAAACGTTGAGAATCACTGTTTAGAGTGGCCAGGGGTCCGGGAAGGGATGTggtcgggagggagggaggtgactGATAAGCCACTCCAAAGTGGCTTTGGAGATAGGACCAGGCTGGGAAGAACATAGAAGATGTGGAAGGGGAGTGTAGAGCCTCGAAGATCTCTCTGCAGCCATGTGGAATACACAGTGAAGATGGGAGACATACGCTTGATGCATACCTCCAGGATGGCAATCAAGGTTCCAGTCCGAGACATCGTTATCCACAAATATTTTAATCCTATTGGAACAGTGGAAAATGACATTGCCCTTGCTCTGCTTGCCTTCCCTGTGAATTTCTCCTCGCACATCCAACCTGTGTGCCTCCCTGAAAAGGCTTTCATGGTCCAAGCTGGTACAGAGTGCTGGGTGACTGGCTGGGGAAAACTAGATGAAAGAGGTGAGACTGTGAAGCAAGATGGCAGCAAACTCAGGCCAGGGAA encodes:
- the LOC131764121 gene encoding serine protease 44-like, translated to MTAAAPDLVAFTLGDSDSYKALTPPHTPAPGGTKRPQLFPSVCGHRTSRVVGGRPAPERKWPWQVSLQINDKHICGGSLIASWWVLTAAHCIFGHVEYTVKMGDIRLMHTSRMAIKVPVRDIVIHKYFNPIGTVENDIALALLAFPVNFSSHIQPVCLPEKAFMVQAGTECWVTGWGKLDEREPSQASTLLLQEAELSILRYERCNEVLKEKMESRFDMVKKGAICGTSPTGKDACQGDSGGPLVCQLNDSWVQVGIVSWGIGCGHKGYPGVFTEVSFYKDWVIAKMSQASHTDSAGYFSLTLCLVLPLGILLTP